From the Aquitalea magnusonii genome, one window contains:
- a CDS encoding aromatic amino acid transaminase, with the protein MFEHVEAYPGDPILTLVETFHADQRPQKVNLGIGLYYDEEGRIPLLASVQKAEAARAASPSPRPYLPMEGAANYRSAVQKLLFGADHEAVTSQRIATIQTIGGSGALKVGADFIKRYFPQSEAWISNPSWDNHRAIFEGAGIKVHDYPYYDAATGGLLFDDMLATIKRLPAQSVVLLHPCCHNPTGVDLSSAQWDMLIPVLKQAQLIPFLDIAYQGFGQGLNEDAYAIRSLSNAGISFLVSNSFSKNLSFYGERCGGLSIVCTNAEEASRVLGQMKATVRRNYSSPPTHGGQITAAVMNDPTLFAEWTEEVAAMRLRIKSMRQKLHEVLSTRLPGRDFSYFVTQQGMFSYTGLSPEQVDRLREEFAVYLVRSGRMCVAGLNSRNVAYVAEAMASVLQA; encoded by the coding sequence ATGTTCGAACATGTAGAAGCCTACCCAGGAGACCCCATACTGACCCTGGTAGAAACGTTTCATGCAGATCAACGTCCGCAGAAAGTGAACCTCGGCATCGGGCTTTATTATGATGAAGAAGGCCGCATCCCACTGCTCGCTTCCGTGCAGAAAGCCGAAGCCGCGCGCGCAGCCAGCCCTTCCCCACGCCCCTACCTGCCAATGGAAGGTGCCGCCAACTACCGCAGTGCCGTGCAAAAACTGCTATTCGGCGCAGACCATGAAGCAGTCACCAGCCAGCGTATCGCCACCATCCAGACCATAGGTGGCTCCGGGGCGCTCAAAGTCGGAGCAGACTTCATCAAGCGTTACTTTCCACAAAGCGAAGCCTGGATCAGCAATCCGAGCTGGGACAATCACCGCGCCATTTTTGAGGGCGCAGGGATCAAGGTACACGACTACCCCTATTACGATGCCGCCACTGGAGGCCTGTTGTTTGACGACATGCTGGCCACCATCAAACGACTGCCGGCACAGAGCGTGGTACTGCTGCACCCCTGCTGCCACAACCCCACAGGAGTTGATCTGAGCAGCGCGCAATGGGATATGCTGATTCCGGTGCTCAAGCAAGCCCAGCTGATTCCCTTCCTGGATATCGCATATCAGGGCTTTGGACAGGGGCTGAACGAAGATGCCTATGCCATCCGCAGCCTAAGCAATGCGGGCATCAGCTTTTTGGTCAGCAACTCCTTCTCTAAAAACCTGTCGTTCTACGGTGAACGCTGTGGTGGCCTGTCCATTGTCTGCACTAACGCAGAAGAAGCCAGCCGCGTGCTGGGACAGATGAAAGCCACTGTCCGCCGCAATTACTCCAGCCCACCAACTCACGGAGGCCAGATCACGGCGGCAGTAATGAATGACCCGACACTGTTTGCCGAATGGACAGAGGAAGTAGCCGCCATGCGCCTACGCATCAAGTCCATGCGCCAAAAGCTGCATGAAGTTCTCAGTACACGCCTGCCTGGCCGAGACTTTAGCTACTTCGTCACCCAGCAAGGCATGTTCAGCTATACCGGTCTTAGCCCAGAACAGGTGGACCGCCTGCGTGAGGAGTTCGCAGTCTATCTGGTGCGCTCCGGCCGGATGTGCGTGGCCGGTCTCAACAGCCGTAATGTGGCTTATGTTGCCGAGGCCATGGCCAGCGTGCTGCAGGCTTAA
- a CDS encoding ProQ/FINO family protein translates to MKPNTETALGAALKSAVQSLSKKKQTEMIAEHVYSKFEVFRQFRPLALGIHESLIAALPQFDATLISRVVANHCRKPRYVKSLARGGKRFDLAGKPSGEVSAEEKKAAQLMSAPKPAAEAPAADTVPNDQAAAE, encoded by the coding sequence ATGAAGCCAAATACCGAAACGGCACTGGGTGCTGCTCTCAAGTCTGCAGTACAGAGTCTGTCCAAGAAAAAACAGACTGAAATGATTGCGGAGCATGTTTACAGCAAGTTCGAAGTGTTCCGTCAATTCCGTCCGCTGGCTCTGGGCATTCATGAGAGCCTGATTGCTGCCCTGCCGCAATTTGATGCTACGCTGATTTCCCGTGTGGTGGCCAATCACTGTCGTAAGCCGCGTTACGTCAAGTCGCTGGCGCGTGGTGGTAAGCGTTTTGATCTTGCCGGCAAGCCCAGTGGCGAAGTGAGCGCGGAAGAAAAAAAGGCTGCCCAGCTGATGTCTGCACCAAAGCCTGCTGCGGAAGCACCTGCCGCTGATACTGTGCCGAACGACCAGGCTGCCGCCGAGTAA
- a CDS encoding glycerate kinase, which yields MRWVIAPDSYKGSLDAASVAAAMQAGIKLADRQAVCILRPMADGGEGTLDALHAAVGGDWLRYPVSNAVGHRVDVDCLLLPDGTVVLEVARIIGLPDAGDSDVKERSSQGVGQLLLALVDAGYRRIAVALGGSSTNDGGAGCLVALGLQLRRADGAALSGSLQDLQYLHALDASGLAVGLDEVSLEIWSDVENPLTGPHGATAVFGPQKGVAASAIQTVDGWIAHFAGLLDADQACSLSNQPGAGAAGGLGYAMQLLGGRMVSGALAVAQHIALAKEIAAADWVLTGEGRSDSQTLSGKAPACVANLARQAGVPVSLLSGAILADDGGDLVAAFDGCYSLCNRPMTLDAAMGEAAERIAQQSQQLARTILAARSVRN from the coding sequence ATGCGCTGGGTAATAGCACCTGACTCCTACAAGGGGTCGCTGGACGCGGCTAGTGTGGCGGCGGCCATGCAGGCCGGTATCAAGCTGGCAGATCGTCAGGCAGTCTGCATCCTGAGGCCTATGGCAGACGGTGGGGAGGGGACGCTGGACGCACTGCATGCCGCGGTGGGGGGCGATTGGCTTCGCTATCCAGTCAGCAATGCTGTTGGGCATCGTGTCGATGTGGACTGCCTGTTGCTGCCTGATGGCACGGTGGTGCTGGAAGTGGCACGTATCATTGGCTTGCCGGATGCCGGCGATTCTGATGTGAAAGAACGCAGCAGCCAGGGCGTGGGGCAGTTACTGCTGGCCTTGGTGGATGCTGGCTATCGGCGTATCGCCGTCGCATTGGGTGGGTCGAGTACCAATGATGGTGGTGCTGGCTGTCTGGTTGCCTTGGGCCTGCAATTGCGGCGTGCCGATGGCGCAGCTTTGTCCGGCAGCCTGCAGGATCTTCAATATCTGCATGCATTGGATGCAAGCGGGCTGGCTGTCGGCTTGGATGAGGTCAGTCTTGAAATCTGGTCGGATGTTGAAAATCCCTTGACCGGTCCGCATGGTGCCACGGCCGTGTTCGGCCCCCAGAAGGGCGTGGCGGCATCCGCAATCCAGACTGTGGATGGCTGGATTGCGCACTTTGCCGGATTGCTGGATGCCGACCAGGCATGCTCCCTGTCTAATCAGCCAGGTGCCGGCGCTGCGGGTGGACTTGGTTATGCCATGCAGTTGCTGGGTGGGCGCATGGTGTCCGGTGCGCTTGCGGTGGCACAGCATATTGCTCTGGCAAAAGAAATAGCCGCTGCCGACTGGGTGTTGACCGGGGAAGGGCGCAGTGACAGCCAGACGCTATCTGGCAAAGCACCTGCTTGTGTTGCCAATCTTGCCAGACAGGCTGGGGTACCGGTTAGCCTGTTGTCTGGTGCCATCCTGGCCGATGACGGCGGCGACTTGGTGGCAGCATTTGATGGTTGCTATTCCCTGTGTAACCGTCCGATGACGCTGGATGCGGCAATGGGAGAGGCCGCCGAGCGTATCGCACAGCAATCGCAACAACTGGCACGCACCATACTGGCCGCCCGGTCCGTAAGAAACTGA
- a CDS encoding macro domain-containing protein, whose protein sequence is MGCPAGIARLTPGFALPATYILHPVGPVWQGGG, encoded by the coding sequence GTGGGCTGTCCTGCCGGGATAGCTCGCCTGACGCCGGGTTTTGCCTTGCCTGCTACATATATCCTTCATCCCGTCGGGCCGGTTTGGCAGGGCGGTGGCTAG
- a CDS encoding ion transporter has product MPTQETLIPLSGWRRKLFVVIFEADTRAGRLFDLALIASILLSLVSVALESVASIRQSWGPQLKVLDWMFTILFTIEYVLRLICIHKPLRYARSFFGMVDLLSILPLYLGLFIPESRFLADIRVLRLLRMFRILKLTRYMGEAHELKRAMLASRRKILVFLVTVIVLVIILGTLMYVIEGEANGFTSIPIGIYWAIVTLTTVGFGDITPKTPLGQGLASLVMITGYGIIAVPTGIVTAEIARNTRATPTEDQSATRLCPHCFTEGHDRDARFCKHCGGTLPAPSRSN; this is encoded by the coding sequence ATGCCAACCCAGGAAACCCTGATTCCCCTGAGCGGCTGGCGCCGCAAGCTGTTCGTCGTCATCTTCGAAGCAGATACACGTGCCGGCCGCCTGTTTGACCTTGCCCTGATCGCAAGTATCCTGCTGTCCCTGGTATCGGTAGCACTGGAAAGCGTAGCCAGCATTCGTCAAAGCTGGGGCCCACAGCTCAAGGTACTGGACTGGATGTTTACCATCCTGTTCACCATCGAATATGTGCTGCGGCTGATCTGTATTCATAAACCCCTGCGCTACGCTCGCAGCTTTTTCGGCATGGTGGACCTGCTTTCCATCCTGCCGCTCTACCTGGGTCTGTTCATTCCGGAAAGCCGTTTCCTTGCAGACATCAGGGTGCTGCGCCTGTTACGCATGTTCCGCATTCTCAAACTTACCCGCTACATGGGCGAGGCACATGAACTGAAGCGTGCAATGCTGGCAAGTCGGCGCAAGATTCTGGTGTTTCTGGTCACCGTCATCGTACTGGTCATCATCCTGGGGACACTGATGTATGTGATCGAAGGAGAGGCCAATGGCTTTACCAGCATACCCATCGGTATTTATTGGGCCATTGTCACCCTGACCACGGTCGGTTTTGGTGACATCACGCCCAAGACGCCCTTGGGACAGGGACTGGCAAGTCTGGTCATGATTACCGGCTATGGCATCATTGCGGTCCCCACCGGCATTGTCACCGCAGAAATAGCGCGCAATACCAGGGCAACCCCAACAGAAGACCAATCGGCCACCCGCCTATGCCCGCATTGCTTTACCGAAGGACATGACCGCGATGCACGGTTCTGCAAGCATTGTGGTGGCACCTTGCCCGCGCCATCGAGAAGTAATTAG
- the cysK gene encoding cysteine synthase A, producing MRIANTVTDLIGNTPLVKLNRVTDGCVATVVAKLEFFNPAHSVKDRIAVAMIDAAEKAGKIGPQTTIVEPTSGNTGIGLAMVCAARGYKLVITMPETMSRERRQLLKAYGAELILTPGPDGMGGAIAKARQLVEENPDTWFMPQQFENPANPEVHRNTTAEEIWRDTDGQVDIFVAGVGTGGTVTGVGEVLKARKPGVQIVAVEPDASPVLSGGPKGPHPIQGIGAGFVPSILNTEVYDEIIRVKNEDAFNTARAVATQEGVLVGISSGAAVWSAIELAKRPENAGKLIVVVIPSFGERYLSTPLFEHLA from the coding sequence ATGCGTATCGCCAATACCGTAACCGACCTGATCGGCAATACCCCTCTGGTCAAACTGAACCGTGTTACCGATGGTTGCGTTGCCACCGTGGTGGCCAAGCTGGAGTTTTTCAACCCGGCGCACAGTGTGAAAGACCGGATTGCGGTTGCCATGATCGATGCTGCCGAGAAGGCTGGCAAGATCGGACCGCAAACCACCATCGTAGAGCCGACCTCCGGCAATACCGGCATTGGCTTGGCCATGGTGTGTGCGGCGCGTGGCTACAAGCTGGTGATTACCATGCCCGAAACCATGAGTCGTGAGCGCCGGCAGTTGCTCAAGGCCTACGGTGCCGAGCTTATCCTCACCCCTGGTCCGGATGGCATGGGTGGTGCCATTGCCAAAGCCCGCCAACTGGTGGAGGAAAATCCGGATACATGGTTCATGCCGCAACAGTTTGAAAACCCGGCTAATCCGGAAGTACACCGTAACACTACGGCAGAAGAAATCTGGCGTGATACCGATGGTCAGGTGGATATCTTTGTAGCGGGTGTGGGTACTGGCGGCACGGTGACCGGTGTGGGCGAGGTACTGAAGGCACGCAAACCAGGTGTGCAGATTGTTGCCGTGGAACCTGATGCATCTCCGGTGCTGTCCGGAGGCCCCAAGGGACCACACCCGATTCAGGGTATTGGTGCTGGCTTTGTCCCTTCCATCCTGAACACCGAGGTCTATGACGAAATCATCCGGGTCAAGAACGAAGATGCCTTCAATACGGCCCGTGCGGTGGCTACTCAGGAGGGCGTGCTGGTAGGTATTTCCTCGGGTGCGGCGGTATGGTCTGCAATCGAGCTGGCCAAGCGCCCGGAAAATGCCGGCAAGCTGATTGTGGTCGTGATTCCGTCTTTTGGTGAGCGCTACCTCTCCACCCCCTTGTTCGAACATCTGGCTTGA
- a CDS encoding YchJ family metal-binding protein: MRSRYTAYTMNNGDYLLASWHSSTRPAELDLSREERFVKWLSLEVLSTQAGSAADEAGVVEFVARYKVNGRAQRLHEVSRFRKEDGQWFYVDGDAEEG, encoded by the coding sequence ATGCGTTCGCGCTATACCGCCTACACCATGAATAATGGTGATTATCTGCTGGCCAGCTGGCATTCCTCCACCCGCCCGGCTGAGCTGGATCTCTCGCGAGAGGAGCGCTTTGTCAAATGGCTGTCGCTGGAGGTGCTCAGCACACAGGCAGGCAGCGCAGCCGATGAGGCTGGTGTAGTCGAATTTGTTGCACGCTATAAGGTAAATGGCCGTGCGCAGCGTTTGCATGAAGTCAGCCGTTTTCGCAAGGAAGATGGTCAATGGTTCTATGTGGATGGTGATGCAGAGGAAGGATGA
- the dcd gene encoding dCTP deaminase: MSIKSDKWIRRMAQDHNMIEPFEHNQIKNVNGEKVISFGTSSYGYDIRCADEFKVFTNINSTIVDPKNFDPDSFVEVSGKGYCIIPPNSFALARTVEYFRIPRSVLTVCLGKSTYARCGIIVNVTPFEPEWEGYVTLEFSNTTPLPAKIYANEGVAQVLFFESDEVCDVSYADRAGKYMGQIGVTLPRP; encoded by the coding sequence ATGAGCATCAAATCCGACAAGTGGATCCGCCGTATGGCACAGGATCACAACATGATCGAGCCGTTTGAGCATAATCAGATCAAAAACGTGAACGGTGAGAAGGTCATCTCCTTCGGTACTTCCAGCTACGGCTACGATATTCGTTGCGCTGATGAATTCAAGGTGTTTACCAATATCAACAGCACCATTGTTGATCCCAAGAATTTCGATCCCGACTCCTTCGTCGAAGTATCCGGCAAGGGTTACTGCATCATCCCGCCCAACAGTTTTGCGCTTGCCCGCACCGTTGAGTACTTCCGTATCCCGCGCTCGGTGTTAACCGTCTGCCTGGGGAAATCCACCTATGCACGCTGCGGCATCATCGTGAACGTCACGCCTTTTGAACCGGAATGGGAAGGCTACGTCACACTGGAGTTTTCCAATACCACCCCGCTGCCGGCCAAGATTTATGCCAACGAAGGGGTGGCACAGGTACTGTTCTTTGAATCGGACGAAGTGTGCGATGTATCCTATGCCGACCGTGCCGGCAAATACATGGGGCAAATCGGCGTTACCCTGCCACGCCCCTGA
- a CDS encoding FeoA family protein, which produces MVSLDKFPAGCKGVVDSLDLSDEAFRRVAAFGLIPGSQFSLSRRAPFGGPLVLEVGSTRFLLRRSLAKCIQVRVAA; this is translated from the coding sequence ATGGTGTCTCTGGACAAGTTTCCTGCGGGGTGCAAAGGGGTGGTGGACAGTCTTGATCTGTCCGATGAGGCCTTTCGCCGGGTGGCGGCCTTTGGGCTGATTCCTGGCAGTCAGTTCAGTCTTTCCCGTCGTGCGCCATTTGGCGGTCCGCTGGTGCTGGAAGTGGGGTCCACCCGCTTTCTGCTGCGCCGCAGCCTGGCAAAATGCATTCAGGTACGGGTGGCTGCATGA
- the feoB gene encoding ferrous iron transport protein B has protein sequence MKRFALIGLPNTGKSTVFNRLTGMSQRVGNWPGLTVDLTSARLVLGGNMVELVDLPGVNDLTGYTDDEAVVRDVLMSTAFDAAVLVLNAAQLDRQLPLALQVLASGLPAVLVLNMADEARLLGVQLDVDALRQRLGIPVLLVSAKRMEGWPGLMEALNRQAAAKHAACHAALDMVPETREAIALAHARLAGAWSLPPVLPPGITEKVDAWLMHPWFGLPLFFAFMAMLFNLTYQIGTPLQDVVSAGLDWFKEAALAPWTSALPAIVQSLLLDGIWQGVSTVITFAPILFVFFILMAMVEDSGYLARAAYLTDAFMARLGLDGRGFVMQLMGFGCNVPAILGSRVMRERKQRLLTMLIIPFSLCSARLQVVVFFAGILFRPQQAPWVLLLLYLLSFAVAIFTAWVFKHRYQGNEAFLLEVPPYRLPGLRHMLIRALGEVRAFLELASSFILMGVVLVWLVSHIPAGDNKTLADMLGSLMAPVLDPIGIKHELAVALLVGFVAKEILLGGLAVIYGVPEAGLGAALLHHLDWASAMSFLIFTLVYVPCLSTVAAIRRESKSRSFTALSVGWSVLLAWVLAFVFYQGVHLLR, from the coding sequence ATGAAGCGATTTGCACTGATCGGTTTACCCAATACCGGTAAGTCCACCGTGTTCAATCGTCTGACCGGTATGTCGCAGCGGGTGGGCAACTGGCCCGGTCTGACGGTTGATCTCACGAGCGCACGTCTGGTGCTGGGCGGCAATATGGTGGAGCTGGTGGATCTGCCTGGTGTGAACGATCTGACTGGGTATACCGACGACGAAGCCGTGGTGCGGGATGTGTTGATGAGTACCGCCTTTGATGCGGCGGTACTGGTGCTTAATGCGGCCCAACTGGATCGCCAGCTACCGCTGGCGCTCCAGGTGCTGGCCAGTGGTCTGCCGGCGGTGCTGGTCCTGAACATGGCGGATGAAGCGCGTCTGCTGGGCGTGCAACTGGATGTGGATGCCTTGCGGCAGCGCCTGGGCATTCCGGTGCTGCTGGTTTCGGCCAAGCGCATGGAAGGCTGGCCTGGGCTAATGGAGGCGCTGAACCGTCAGGCGGCGGCTAAGCACGCAGCTTGCCACGCGGCACTGGACATGGTGCCGGAAACGCGTGAGGCCATTGCGCTGGCACATGCCCGGCTGGCCGGCGCATGGTCGCTGCCACCGGTATTGCCGCCGGGCATCACCGAGAAGGTGGATGCCTGGCTGATGCATCCCTGGTTTGGTTTGCCTCTGTTTTTTGCCTTCATGGCCATGTTGTTCAACCTGACTTACCAGATTGGCACCCCGTTGCAGGATGTGGTGAGTGCTGGGCTGGACTGGTTCAAGGAGGCTGCGCTCGCACCCTGGACCAGCGCCTTGCCAGCCATCGTGCAAAGCCTGTTGCTCGATGGCATCTGGCAAGGGGTATCCACGGTGATAACCTTTGCCCCCATCCTGTTTGTGTTTTTCATCCTGATGGCCATGGTGGAGGATAGTGGCTATCTGGCCAGGGCGGCCTACCTGACGGATGCCTTCATGGCCCGCCTGGGGCTGGATGGCCGTGGTTTTGTCATGCAACTGATGGGTTTTGGCTGCAATGTACCGGCCATTTTGGGAAGCAGAGTGATGCGGGAGCGCAAGCAACGTCTGCTGACCATGCTGATCATTCCCTTCTCCTTATGCTCGGCCCGTTTGCAGGTAGTGGTGTTTTTTGCCGGCATCCTGTTCCGGCCTCAGCAGGCTCCCTGGGTGTTACTGCTGCTGTACCTGCTGAGTTTTGCCGTCGCGATTTTCACTGCATGGGTGTTCAAGCATCGTTATCAGGGCAATGAAGCGTTTTTGCTGGAAGTGCCGCCCTACCGTCTGCCCGGCTTGCGTCATATGCTGATCCGTGCGCTTGGTGAGGTGCGAGCCTTTCTGGAGCTGGCCTCCAGCTTCATCCTGATGGGGGTGGTACTGGTGTGGCTGGTGTCGCACATTCCGGCGGGGGACAACAAGACGCTGGCTGACATGCTGGGTAGCCTGATGGCCCCTGTACTGGATCCAATCGGCATCAAGCATGAACTGGCAGTTGCCTTGCTGGTGGGTTTTGTGGCCAAGGAAATCCTGCTGGGTGGTCTGGCCGTGATTTATGGTGTGCCGGAGGCCGGACTGGGGGCGGCATTGCTGCACCATCTGGATTGGGCATCTGCCATGAGCTTTCTCATTTTCACCCTGGTATATGTACCTTGCCTGTCTACCGTGGCAGCGATACGACGAGAGTCGAAAAGTCGCTCCTTTACCGCGCTTTCGGTTGGCTGGTCGGTGTTGCTGGCCTGGGTGCTTGCCTTTGTGTTCTACCAGGGAGTGCATCTGCTGCGTTGA
- a CDS encoding dihydroorotate oxidase: protein MANPLYNASGVMCRSVTELEQVRHSAAGAVISKSCTLQPRDGNPEPRYHATALGSINSMGLPNAGYAYYRDYARSYPYAQGKPLFLSISGMTLEDNLSMLADLASSALPCIPEVNLSCPNLPGKPQLGYDPDACAITLAEISRIYSGPFGVKLPPYFDPVHFSQMADLLNEFVGLRFVTCINSIGNGLVIDPDTESVVIKPKDGLGGLGGSYVLPTALANVREFARLLHGKHVVGCGGINSGREAFMHILAGATAVQIGTCLYEEGEGAFARILDELRALMLQKGYRCLDDFRGKLKTL from the coding sequence ATGGCCAATCCTTTGTATAACGCCTCCGGTGTGATGTGTCGTTCTGTTACCGAGCTGGAACAAGTGCGCCATTCTGCAGCCGGTGCGGTCATCAGCAAAAGCTGTACCTTGCAGCCAAGAGATGGCAATCCTGAGCCGCGTTACCACGCCACCGCCTTGGGCAGCATCAATTCCATGGGCTTACCCAATGCCGGCTATGCCTATTACCGCGATTATGCCCGCAGCTATCCTTACGCGCAGGGCAAGCCCTTGTTCCTGTCCATCTCGGGAATGACACTGGAAGACAATCTGAGCATGCTAGCGGATCTTGCAAGCAGTGCCTTACCTTGTATTCCCGAGGTGAACCTGTCTTGCCCCAATCTGCCAGGCAAGCCGCAATTGGGCTACGATCCGGATGCCTGTGCCATCACCCTGGCCGAAATCAGCCGTATCTACAGCGGTCCGTTTGGCGTCAAGCTGCCACCGTATTTCGATCCGGTGCATTTTTCCCAGATGGCGGATTTGCTCAATGAGTTTGTCGGGCTGCGTTTTGTCACCTGTATCAACTCCATTGGCAATGGCTTGGTCATCGATCCTGATACCGAAAGCGTGGTGATCAAACCCAAGGATGGCCTGGGCGGGCTGGGCGGAAGTTATGTGTTGCCGACAGCACTGGCCAATGTCCGCGAATTCGCTCGCTTGCTACATGGCAAGCATGTGGTGGGCTGTGGTGGCATCAATAGCGGCCGCGAAGCATTCATGCACATTCTGGCTGGGGCAACAGCTGTTCAGATTGGTACTTGTCTGTATGAGGAGGGTGAGGGCGCTTTTGCCCGTATCCTGGATGAATTGCGTGCCTTGATGCTGCAAAAGGGCTATCGCTGTTTGGATGATTTCCGTGGCAAGCTGAAAACGCTCTAG
- a CDS encoding DODA-type extradiol aromatic ring-opening family dioxygenase: MAITAGRTNMSNRQAALFISHGAPTLPIEESPTRHFLTQLGQTLPRPRAIIILSAHWESSIPMVNLAAKPDTMYDFGGFPSILYTLRYPASTDLKLAADVVAKLRESGLRVGTTDQRSLDHGMWTPLMLMYPQADIPLVMVSLPHGASADTFFQMGRALRTLREDNVMIIGSGSYTHNLWQLSADGSTPQPWAAAFAGWMDQALQDNRQQDILHWKQLAPLARENHPTDEHFNPLLVVMGAASDDATPAKLHDDWRMGSLSMACWRFD, translated from the coding sequence ATGGCAATCACTGCAGGCAGAACAAACATGAGCAACCGACAAGCAGCACTATTCATCTCTCATGGCGCACCGACGCTTCCGATCGAAGAGAGTCCGACCCGCCATTTTCTGACACAGCTAGGTCAAACCTTGCCGCGCCCACGCGCCATCATTATTTTGTCGGCGCATTGGGAAAGTAGTATCCCAATGGTGAATCTGGCAGCCAAGCCTGACACCATGTATGACTTTGGCGGCTTTCCGTCCATTCTGTACACACTGCGCTACCCAGCCAGTACCGATCTGAAACTGGCAGCTGATGTTGTCGCCAAGCTGCGTGAGTCGGGATTACGGGTGGGCACCACCGACCAGCGCAGTCTGGATCATGGCATGTGGACCCCATTGATGCTGATGTACCCGCAGGCAGATATCCCGCTGGTGATGGTGTCTCTCCCGCATGGTGCCAGCGCCGACACGTTCTTCCAGATGGGACGCGCACTGCGGACACTGCGAGAAGACAATGTGATGATTATCGGCTCGGGCAGCTACACACATAATCTGTGGCAGCTAAGCGCGGATGGCAGTACACCGCAGCCATGGGCAGCCGCATTTGCCGGCTGGATGGACCAGGCACTGCAGGACAACCGGCAGCAAGATATCCTGCACTGGAAACAGCTTGCCCCGCTGGCGCGTGAAAATCATCCGACCGATGAACATTTTAATCCTCTGCTCGTGGTCATGGGGGCAGCATCCGATGATGCAACACCTGCAAAGCTGCACGATGACTGGCGCATGGGTTCATTGTCCATGGCCTGCTGGCGCTTTGACTAA